The following proteins are encoded in a genomic region of Necator americanus strain Aroian chromosome II, whole genome shotgun sequence:
- a CDS encoding hypothetical protein (NECATOR_CHRII.G7662.T1), with the protein MKLTTPSLLCQSSIRGPTVATSEEDLPPNRKKAKPAKFRDQNSRTIVNCNFFAPSAGFWEDSAMDNIDEEYDRLVEHFPNEEG; encoded by the coding sequence atgaaattgaccacaccATCGTTGTTGTGCCAAAGCTCTATACGCGGTCCTACCGTCGCCACCTCTGAGGAAGATTTACCTccaaacagaaagaaagcaaagcCTGCTAAGTTCAGAGACCAGAATTCCAGGACTATCGTTAACTGTAATTTCTTCGCTCCAtcagccggcttttgggaagattctgctatggacaacatcgatgaGGAGTacgaccggctcgttgaacacttTCCGAACGAGGAAGGCTGA